The nucleotide sequence TTTGCCACTGGTTCCAGCCAATGACAGGTGCAACAGCAGAAAAGCATGATTCATTTTTAGAATTTACTGAATTTGGTGAAGCAATTGAGCGGTTCAGCGCCGAAACTCTGGTGAAAGGCGAGCCTGATGCTTCTAGTTTCCCTAGTGGGGGGTTGCGCTCAACCTTTGAAGCGCGCGGGTACACTGCATGGGATCCTTCAAGCCCTGCATTTATTCTTCGCAGTGGAATAGGTGCTACGCTGTGTATTCCCACCGTCTTTCTTTCATACACAGGGGAAGCGCTGGATAAAAAAACACCACTACTGCGCTCTATCAATGCAATCAACAAAAGTGCACTACGAGTTATGAGGTTACTGGGCAATGACAAAGCAACACGGGTAATTTCAACAGTTGGACCAGAACAGGAATATTTTTTAATTGATATGGATTACTATTACAAACGCCCGGATCTAGTATTGACAGGGCGGACACTTTTAGGTGCTGCACCAACAAAAGGACAACAATTAGAAGACCATTACTTTGGTAGCATTAAAGAAAGAATATTGTCATATATGCATGATGTGGAAGAGGAACTGTATAAGTTAGGTATACCGGCCAAAACACGTCACAATGAAGTTGCACCAAGCCAGTATGAGATAGCACCAATATTTGAAGAAGCAAACATTGCGGTTGATCACAACCATTTAATAATGGAAACACTGAAGCGTGTTGCACAAAATCATCGTTTGGCTGCGCTGCTTCATGAAAAGCCGTTTGCTGGCATCAATGGTTCGGGTAAGCACTGTAACTGGTCATTGTCGGATAACTTAGGCAATAACCTGCTCAATCCCGGCCATTCACCGCAGGATAATGTGCAGTTTTTAGTATTCTTAACTGCGACAATACGGGCTGTGTATTATCATGCAGATTTATTGCGTGCATCAGTTGCATCCAGTGGCAATGACCATCGGTTGGGTGCCAATGAGGCCCCACCAGCAATTATTTCAGTATTCCTGGGTGAACAGCTTACTAAAATACTCAATGACATTGAACAGGGAGTCATAAGCAAGGCAACCAATAAAGCCATAATTGATTTAGGTCTTTCTACTCTACCGGTACTCAGCAAGGATAATACCGACCGCAACCGTACCTCACCATTTGCTTTTACTGGCAACAAGTTTGAATTCAGAGCAGTTGGCTCTTCGCAATCTATAGCGTTTCCAGTAACTATCCTGAATACCATAGTTGCTGAAAGTCTTGATGTACTTGCAGATAAAATAGAAACCAAGGGGGGTGATGTACGGCAGGCAGCAATTGATGTGATTCGTGATGAAATTAAGAAAATAAAACCTGTGCTTTTCATGGGCGATAATTACTCAAAAGAGTGGGAAGAAGAAGCAGCACGGAGAGGGCTGCCCAATAAAAAGGTAACCGTGGAGTCCTTACCTGATTTCATAACTGACAAGGCAATAAAACTATTTGAAAAGTATGGTGTACTCTCACCTGTTGAATTAGAAGCACGATATACTATACGGCTTGAGCGATACATAAAAGAGATGGACATAGAAGCAAAAACCATGCTTGATATGGTGCGCACTAAAATTATTCCGGCAACAATGCGCTATCAAAGCTCAATTGCTTCATCATGTTTACGGATAATTGATCTGCTTGGTGATAAAGCACTTGATGCTCAGAAAAAAATGTGTGCCACAATAACTACACTAAACAATGAAGTCATCAATGAAGCAGATGTCCTTGATGAGCTTATTGCAAAAGCTGGCAATATTCATGATGAGCTTGAAAAAGCAAAATTCTATGCATATACTATAAAAGAACAGATGAACACACTGCGTGCTAAAGCCGATATGCTGGAAACACATACAAGTGATTATCTGTGGCCATTCCCACGTTTCTGGGAGATGCTGTTTATATCATAGATAAATAAAATCTGCAGGGGGGTGTCCCAAAAGGCAACTCTGTATAATGATGATTGTCCATAGCGTCATTGCAAGAAGCAATAGCGACGAAGCAATCTTTCCGATTGTAGCAATGAGATTGCTTCGCTACGCTCGCAATGACACATCGGCCAATCCCGTCATTGCGAGGAGCGTTAGCGACGAAGCAATCTCATAGTTTTAATGAGATTCTTCGCTCAGAAAGACAATAAATAATGCACGCATAGCACGTGTATCGAGGTGACCGCATATAACCAAACCCCCGGAGGGGGTGACATAATTGCCAGCAAACCAATGATGGTATAGCCCCACCAAACCCCCAGAGGAGGTGAAATTATTATTGTAGATAAGGTATGCAACCACCCAATCAAACCCCTGGAGGGGGTGACATTATTATAGCAAAGATGACATTATCACCACCCCACCAAACCCCCGTAGGGGTTGAAATTATTTTAACAAAACAATGATGGTGTAGCCCAAACCAAACCCCCGGAGGGGATGGCATAATTGCAAACAAACCAATGATGGTGTATCCAAACCCCCAGCGGGGGTGAAATTATTATTGTAGAGAAGGTATGCAACCACCCAATCAAACCCCCGGAGGGGGTGACATTATTATAGCAGGGTAAAATTATTATATGATTCAAAAATAAAAAAAAGCTATCTAATATAATACATATTTTTTATTTCTTCTGTCAATAAGCTGCACATATTTATAACGATCACCTGACAGTGCATTATCCAGCAATCGGTACCCTTCTTTCTGACATCTATCACATGCATCCAGTGGTATCTCAATACCTAAGGATAATGGGTTAACCGTGGAAGTTGTTTCAATTTTAAGCACTCCGCGGCATTCTTCGCACACCATGATAGATTCTAACTGCATCTCACG is from Spirochaetota bacterium and encodes:
- a CDS encoding glutamine synthetase III, translating into MKRFIKNIASEREYVITREKEMPVSQYYGEDTFNFKVMRQKLPANVCKKLMRIIKEGERLDPEIADTVAHAMKEWAIEKGATHFCHWFQPMTGATAEKHDSFLEFTEFGEAIERFSAETLVKGEPDASSFPSGGLRSTFEARGYTAWDPSSPAFILRSGIGATLCIPTVFLSYTGEALDKKTPLLRSINAINKSALRVMRLLGNDKATRVISTVGPEQEYFLIDMDYYYKRPDLVLTGRTLLGAAPTKGQQLEDHYFGSIKERILSYMHDVEEELYKLGIPAKTRHNEVAPSQYEIAPIFEEANIAVDHNHLIMETLKRVAQNHRLAALLHEKPFAGINGSGKHCNWSLSDNLGNNLLNPGHSPQDNVQFLVFLTATIRAVYYHADLLRASVASSGNDHRLGANEAPPAIISVFLGEQLTKILNDIEQGVISKATNKAIIDLGLSTLPVLSKDNTDRNRTSPFAFTGNKFEFRAVGSSQSIAFPVTILNTIVAESLDVLADKIETKGGDVRQAAIDVIRDEIKKIKPVLFMGDNYSKEWEEEAARRGLPNKKVTVESLPDFITDKAIKLFEKYGVLSPVELEARYTIRLERYIKEMDIEAKTMLDMVRTKIIPATMRYQSSIASSCLRIIDLLGDKALDAQKKMCATITTLNNEVINEADVLDELIAKAGNIHDELEKAKFYAYTIKEQMNTLRAKADMLETHTSDYLWPFPRFWEMLFIS